A window of the Archocentrus centrarchus isolate MPI-CPG fArcCen1 chromosome 17, fArcCen1, whole genome shotgun sequence genome harbors these coding sequences:
- the col6a2 gene encoding collagen alpha-2(VI) chain, whose protein sequence is MLGLEVIVLGLLFGALTHAQKTDCSKKIECPIDVYFTIDTSETIALQESPPGALVTSIKRFTEEFVQRLDDEELRGVVQITWKIGGLHFSQTQEVFSQIAPKDKFISELRNIEYLGKGTYIDCALKATAREMLSSRFDPKARFAVVITDGHVTGKPCGDIKEAAEEVRDKGIHIFAVAASNNIEETGLREIASSPVSLYRNEYRAVNFSQDKVFIHTPTIDRIIKTMKHLAYTECYKVSCVETPGPPGPKGHRGQKGAKGDHGDPGQKGERGRPGDPGIEGPIGQPGVKGEPGLKGEKGEIGTQGKRGVAGIPGRNGTDGQKGKIGRIGAPGCKGDPGDRGPDGHPGDVGERGLPGSDGEKGDPGRPGRSGPPGPPGERGPKGETGSPGSPGVPGVKGNAGSPGLPGPKGEPGRRGDYGQKGAPGTDGPAGEKGEMGPEGQRGLPGEIGNKGTKGDNGLPGPRGPPGPAGEPGRIGTRGDPGDAGPRGEPGDPGPKGDLGRPGFSYPGSRGEPGERGDKGKRGPRGTRGDCGQKGDPGNKGTPGDPGEPGSQGEPGLRGPKGEPGRDGDPGPEGDPGLTDCDVMNYIRETCGCCDCEKRCGPLDIVFVIDSSESVGLTNFTLEKNFVINTINRLGSFAKDPQSDTGTRVGVVQYSHNGTFQAIRLNDPKIDSLPAFKDAVKRLEWIAGGTFTPSALKYAYDNLIRDSRRAKANVTVVVITDGRFDPRDDEDLLTYLCSDPSVDVSAIGIGDMFEQTEENESLKSIACQRDGKVMGMRRFADLVAEEFIDKIETVLCPDPFIVCPDLPCKSDPAVAACVQRPVDVVFLLDGSERMGLENHRRAKEFIENVARRLILASGENDEKNARLALLQYGSPSEQRVEFLLTHNLTVISDSLAGVTYMDSSSALGSAIIYAVNNLVFKGNSRLSRRNAEVAFVFITDGVTAREQLDEGVSAMKRAEGVPTVIAMGSDTDEEVLKKVALGDTSAIFRGSDYTVLNKAAFFERFIRWIC, encoded by the exons atgctggGGTTAGAGGTCATCGTGCTCGGTCTTCTCTTTGGAGCCCTGACTCACGCCCAGaaaacagactgcagca AGAAAATTGAATGTCCCATAGACGTGTACTTCACCATAGACACATCAGAAACTATCGCCCTGCAGGAGTCGCCCCCTGGAGCGTTGGTGACGAGTATTAAG AGATTCACCGAGGAGTTTGTGCAGCGTTTGGACGATGAAGAGCTCAGGGGTGTCGTGCAGATCACCTGGAAAATCGGTGGACTGCATTTCTCCCAGACACAAGAAGTTTTCAGTCAGATTGCACCCAAGGACAAATTCATCAGT GAACTGAGAAACATCGAGTATCTGGGTAAAGGGACCTACATCGATTGCGCCCTCAAAGCCACGGCTAGGGAGATGCTGAGCTCACGCTTTGACCCTAAGGCACGATTTGCTGTGGTCATCACTGATGGCCACGTGACTGGAAAACCATGTGGGGATATTAAGGAGGCAGCAGAGGAGGTTCGTGATAAGGGCATCCATATCTTTGCTGTGGCAGCATCAAATAACATCGAAGAAACTGGGCTGAGGGAGATCGCCAGCTCTCCAGTGTCGCTCTACAGGAACGAATATAGAGCTGTGAACTTCAGTCAGGACAAAGTCTTCATACACACCCCGACTATTGACCGCATCATCAAGACAATG AAACATCTGGCGTATACAGAG TGTTACAAAGTGTCCTGTGTGGAGACTCCTGGGCCTCCTGGTCCAAAGGGCCACAGAGGACAGAAA GGAGCTAAAGGAGACCACGGAGATCCAGGACAAAAGGGAGAAAGAGGTCGCCCAGGAGATCCCGGTATTGAGGGTCCCATCGGTCAGCCCGGTGTCAAA GGAGAACCAGGTCTAAAAGGCGAGAAG GGAGAGATTGGAACTCAGGGGAAAAGG GGGGTTGCTGGCATCCCAGGACGTAACGGGACAGATGGCCAGAAG GGTAAAATTGGGAGAATTGGTGCCCCAGGCTGCAAGGGGGACCCAGGCGACAGG GGTCCCGATGGTCACCCTGGAGATGTTGGGGAGCGTGGTCTCCCTGGATCAGATGGCGAGAAG GGAGATCCTGGGCGCCCTGGAAGATCTGGCCCACCTGGCCCGCCTGGAGAGCGTGGACCAAAG GGAGAGACAGGAAGTCCTGGATCGCCTGGTGTTCCTGGAGTGAAAGGAAACGCC GGAAGCCCTGGACTTCCAGGACCCAAAGGCGAGCCA GGTAGAAGAGGAGACTATGGTCAAAAGGGTGCGCCAGGGACTGATGGCCCTGCGGGAGAGAAG GGTGAAATGGGGCCAGAGGGCCAGAGAGGACTTCCTGGTGAAATAGGAAACAAAGGGACAAAG GGTGACAATGGCTTGCCAGGACCCAGGGGACCACCAGGCCCAGCAGGGGAGCCAGGAAGAATT GGTACTAGGGGTGACCCTGGTGATGCTGGACCAAGAGGAGAGCCTGGAGACCCTGGACCAAAA GGAGACCTTGGAAGACCTGGCTTTAGCTATCCAGGATCGAGAGGAGAGCCG GGTGAAAGAGGAGACAAGGGTAAACGTGGACCTCGTGGCACCAGAGGAGACTGTGGTCAAAAGGGCGACCCTGGAAACAAAGGAACTCCGGGAGACCCA GGTGAGCCAGGGTCCCAGGGTGAACCTGGACTAAGAGGTCCAAAGGGAGAACCTGGCCGTGAT GGAGATCCTGGCCCTGAGGGAGATCCTGGCCTCACT GACTGCGACGTCATGAACTACATCAGAGAGACGTGCGGCTGCTGTG ACTGCGAGAAACGTTGCGGACCGCTGGACATCGTGTTCGTTATCGACAGCTCAGAGTCAGTCGGTCTCACCAACTTCACGCTGGAGAAGAACTTTGTCATCAACACCATCAACAGACTGGGATCATTTGCCAAAGACCCTCAGTCAGACACAG GCACTAGGGTGGGAGTGGTTCAGTACAGTCACAATGGAACCTTCCAAGCTATCCGGCTCAACGACCCCAAGATTGATTCACTGCCTGCTTTTAAG GATGCAGTAAAGCGCTTAGAGTGGATCGCAGGAGGCACGTTCACTCCATCTGCTCTGAAGTACGCCTACGACAACCTGATCAGAGACAGCCGCAGAGCCAAAGCCAACGTCACCGTTGTCGTCATCACCGACGGACGATTCGACCCCAGAGATGACGAGGATTTGCTCACCTACCTCTGCAG tgaTCCCAGTGTTGATGTGAGTGCTATTGGTATCGGAGACATGTTTGAGCAGACCGAGGAGAATGAGAGTCTGAAGAGCATCGCCTGCCAGAGGGATGGTAAAGTAATGGGCATGAGGCGCTTTGCAGACCTAGTGGCGGAGGAGTTCATTGACAAGATTGAGACTGTGCTCTGCCCAG ATCCTTTCATTGTCTGCCCTGATCTGCCTTGTAAATCAG ATCCTGCTGTGGCTGCCTGCGTTCAGCGGCCGGTGGATGTGGTGTTCCTGTTGGATGGTTCTGAGAGGATGGGACTGGAGAACCACCGCAGGGCCAAAGAGTTCATTGAGAATGTGGCTCGCCGCCTCATCCTGGCCAGTGGCGAGAATGACGAGAAGAATGCCCGCTTGGCTTTGCTGCAGTACGGCAGCCCTTCGGAGCAGAGAGTGGAGTTCCTACTGACGCATAACCTCACAGTGATCTCCGATTCACTAGCAGGTGTCACCTACATGGATTCCTCCTCTGCTCTGGGCAGCGCTATCATCTATGCTGTCAACAATCTGGTGTTTAAG GGTAACAGCCGCCTGTCACGCCGCAACGCTGAGGTGGCCTTCGTGTTCATCACTGACGGTGTCACAGCCAGAGAGCAGCTGGATGAAGGTGTGAGTGCCATGAAGAGAGCGGAAGGCGTTCCCACGGTGATCGCCATGGGGAGCGACACCGATGAAGAGGTGCTAAAGAAGGTGGCGCTCGGGGACACGTCTGCCATCTTTCGAGGGAGCGATTACACCGTGCTGAACAAAGCCGCATTCTTTGAGCGCTTCATCCGCTGGATATGCTAG